The Cannabis sativa cultivar Pink pepper isolate KNU-18-1 chromosome 8, ASM2916894v1, whole genome shotgun sequence genomic interval TGCTTGAGACCCAAATGCCACGTAAAGAACCGAACTCGATTCCTTGTCGAGCCATGGATGAACAACAAGGCCTCTGTTCTCTGTTTTCGTGGAGTTCGATGATGACATGTCATGTAAGCTAAGAGGCCCAACAGGCCATGATTTGGGCCGAGCCTTTTGGTTCCAGTAGTCGGCGAACACTGGCTCCAGCTCATAGAAGCTGTTGTAAATCATACCAAAACTATTGTTTGTGGCCTCAGTAGCTTTTGACATGAATTCATGAGCAAGAGACTCATCTTTATCCATGTGAACACTTGGGTCATATTCGCTTCGGGCGAGTTTAATCCAAGGAAAATCAGGAACCACTGTCTCTGTCTCTGTCTCTGTCTGCTTATTGTTATTATCATTATCTTGCTCAGACTTTTTAGTGTTAAAAAGAGAATGGAACACAGCCATTGCATAATGTGACATACCGTAGAAAACGAGCCGTGGGAATCCCAGCTTGGAGGCCGAATCAAGGGTCCACCAGAGAAACCCATCAGAGACCATGAAGCTCACTGGAGATTGAACATTCTCCAGAGCTCGATCTAAGTCGGGTTTCATGTGTTGGGTGCCCAACACGAAGGAGTGGAACATGGACATGGACATGGTTGGGAAAGCCTCGGTACTCTCTACCCCGGTAGGGACTCCCGGTATGTTTTTCGGGAAGGGAAGCTCAACGATGGCAGCTGAGGTGCCTGCGAGAAATTTGGTGATGAAGGTTCTGTTGGCGGGAGTGGTGAAGATGGTAATTGTCACATGGCGGTTGAGGAGGACACGAGCTAGGTGAAGGAGTGGAATAGTGTGGCCTTTTGCCATGAAAGGGAACAAAACTAcgtgatgatgatgatcgaGATTTGATGATGAAATTTTGGTGTTCTGAGACTCTGACCCCATTTTCAGATTGCCTTGTTATTTtatcttcttctctcttttgaATGATTCTTGTAAGTTATGAATCTATGAGTGTATGAGATTACGTTTAGAGCTTTTCATATATAGACAAATAAAGTAATGACCAGGAAACCATACGATATGATATTTAATGTTTctgatttttttcttcaattgaaTGGACTATAAGGATTCTCTGTCTAAAAAATCCATGTCTTAATCCTTATTCATAAATCAAATCAATACAACTAATAACAATCTcaagcttttaatttttttttgtttttgtttttgatcTAGGATTGTTTGTCTAAAAAATCCATGTCTTACTCCTTATTCATAAATCAAATTGATACAACTAATAACACTCTCAAGACTTGGTTGGTATGATGTCTTACtccttatttaataaaatattatatttggtatTGGCTTGTATTAATACTTAATAgattgtgtaaagttataatatatttttaataaactcgACCCAAGTAGGGTCTAGGTCCGGATTCAGGTCTGAGGTCTAAGTCCAAATCTGAATTTTGGGTTCGAGTTCAGATCAGAGATTAGAGTTGATCCCGAATCTTttgttatatattaaataatacaagttacattgtattaaaaattttaattctaataATTAGTACAATACATTGTTTTAtccaaatataattttatttattatttaatacaataaaatCCTACCGCATACCAAACGATTCTGCAagcttttaattttgaattttttttttttaagttaaaatcagatgccaaacttttttttttttttgatttgtttctagttttagcaTTTTGAATAACTCGAGATCATTTATTGATGTAGTTTGGTATGATCGTTTTCACACTgttaagtttcaaaaaaaatcttagaataaattttgtaattaaaagtGGCTTGTTAAAAGTTCAAGAGTATTCAGAATTTTTCATATGTTACAATTGAGACAAAAAGTTTATGGTACAAGCTTTCGGGTTGAAACAGTTTTAGATTTTGCTTTTAGTGCTGAGAGTGTTTGTAAAATATTCAATAGAATTCAATCCGCTTGATCTAAACCATAAAGTATAGATTGAATGTTGATTAACTAActgatttaatttaatttacacatatttatatatatttttaaaaaaattatatatataattaattttttattgtaaaaaaataataatttaaatatctaatacatatcatataaatataattaaaaacttaataaatcaaatattatacATAGAGTAAATAGTGgttattttaatctattattGATTGAATATGGCATAACCTATATGGGTGGACGTCGAAGCTCCTTTCTTCGGCCGTGAGGTTTTTTTAAAGTCAGTGATTTAGGCGATTCCAATTTATACTATGGGGCTATTCCACTTTCCTGTCAGTATTGTGAATGAAATTTACTGTCTTTGTGCTCATTTCTGGTGCGGGGCGGGACTCGAATAAACAAAAAATGTATTGGTACACTTGGTCGAAGTTATGCTAGCACCCCTAGCTTGCATAAAATAGATAGTAGTATGGGGTTTCGAGATATGTTCTTGTTTAATCAGTCTCTGTTGGCAAAATAGGCAACACGTTTGTTTAATTTcctttaggctaattaggaattttttcctctgaactttgacatgtaccaaatcatgcttcCAAACTTTTTTGgacgttaaaaattccccctaaactattgagattgttagatttaaggacttttgtctaatttcattctattttattgtttcaatgattgtttatgtactaaatcatgctccccagactttgatatctaccaaatcatgcccctcaaatttGATtcgtactaaatcatgccccttaaaCTGTCATCTAGGTTAGaattttcttactaaaattagataaaaatccttaaatctaacaatcttaatagttcacggagccaaaaaagttcaggagcATCATTTGATGTCAAAATTCAAggaaaaaaattgctaattagccttttCTTTATTCATGCTTCTAGGTAATGAAAGGATTCTATTATATGTGCATAGTTCACTGATAGATGGAGTTGAAACTAAGCAAACATTGTTTTTATGGAAGAGTAGACCCCTTAAAAGTTTTTTTAATAGATTTCTTTATCTATTTTGacatttagaaaatatttttaatctaAATGAAGAATGACCTACGCACATTTTTTTATGATCAAAATTTACttatgaaagaaagaaaatattgtGTGGTCTATTGATAAATAGATTTGTTGTATAATGTATTGCATAATTTAAttagataatcaaaattaaaaagcTAGAAACACTGACGTGAGTGTTTATTAgattcatataattttaaaagtactGAGATAGTGATATACTGTATACAAATAATGCATGCATGAGAACATGGTatataatatatctatatatatatatatagttcatATTTTCCCATGTTACTTACAATCAGCAATTAGGCATCATCATGCATTGAAAATCATTCTTACTCTTAGAGGACAATGCTTCATTGATGAGAGAGTCCAATGCTTGCCATGATGAACCACTTTCTTCCATACCCTTCTTAGCAATGGCACCAACTTCCTTCACCTTACTCCTCACCTCCTTCCCTGTCTCTCCTTCCATTAACTCCTTCACTTTCTTCTTCAACCCTTGGCTTTTCACAAACCCTTTTGTTGAACCATCACAGCTCTCAATTCTCAGCCCAACCTTGATCTCTTCCACCACCATTTTCGCATTCAAAGGCTGGTCCGCCGTAAGGGGCCACGCCAGAATGGGTACTTGGGCGCATATGCTCTCCATCACAGCATTCCAACCACAGTGACTTAAAAACCCTTGTACACTTTGGTGATTCAATATCTCTCTTTGCTCAACCCAATCCCTAACCACCATTCCCCTGTTAGTTTTTCTCACTCTCTTTTCGAACCCATCAATGTTATTACTCTCATCATTCTCCTTCTTTCTCAATACCCACAAAAAATTGACCTCAGATTCTTCCAACCCAATTGCGATTTCTTTGATTTGTTCAGAAGAAATCTCAGCCTGAGAACCAAACGCCAAGTACAGAACAGAGCCCCCTTCTTGATCTCGCTTCTGGTCTAGCCATCTAATGA includes:
- the LOC133030004 gene encoding UDP-glycosyltransferase 90A1-like, which gives rise to MGSESQNTKISSSNLDHHHHVVLFPFMAKGHTIPLLHLARVLLNRHVTITIFTTPANRTFITKFLAGTSAAIVELPFPKNIPGVPTGVESTEAFPTMSMSMFHSFVLGTQHMKPDLDRALENVQSPVSFMVSDGFLWWTLDSASKLGFPRLVFYGMSHYAMAVFHSLFNTKKSEQDNDNNNKQTETETETVVPDFPWIKLARSEYDPSVHMDKDESLAHEFMSKATEATNNSFGMIYNSFYELEPVFADYWNQKARPKSWPVGPLSLHDMSSSNSTKTENRGLVVHPWLDKESSSVLYVAFGSQATVSSEQLREIAKGLEDSNVNFFWALRKSEPEENKFLEEFENRVKNRGIVVRGWVDQMEILNHKSVKGFFSHCGWNSVVESLSAGVPILGFPMMAEQPINAKMVAEEIKVGVRVKSCDGSLNGIVKSEEVSKMVKELMEGEVGKEVRKKAEEFAVMAHKAVEKGGSSWETLDLLLSSTKQNKQHHH